One region of Thiorhodovibrio frisius genomic DNA includes:
- a CDS encoding ABCB family ABC transporter ATP-binding protein/permease, which produces MVNPGRIFATERVHNDRRDWRNLREMLPYLWEFRGRALLALTALVLAKFANVGVPMVFKEIVDAFEGRQAQLLVLPVSLLLLYGALKLSSSLFNELRDVVFARVRFRAMRRLSTRVLEHLHRLSLRYHLERQSGAISRDLERGTRSVSTILNYMVFSVIPVLVEFSLVAAVLLTKYALVFTLVTFSTVLVYVGFTFAITEWRMDYRHQMNRLDSHANTQAFDSLLNYETVKYFGNESMELERYDGTLSQWEDYAVKSQSSMSLLNFGQGSIIALGVTGIMFFAAQGVVAGRMSIGDLVLVNALMLQLFIPLGFLGIVYRQIKYALADMDLVVKLLARVPEVQDAPTARPLCLNAGGVRFEQVSFDYQPERPILRSVDFAIAPGEKVAVVGHSGAGKSTLARLLFRFYDVTDGRILVDGQDIREVTQQSLRAAIGIVPQDTVLFNDSILYNLSYGRPDATSEEIERAAELAHIRDFIESLPNAWETIVGERGLKLSGGEKQRVAIARTILKRPRILVFDEATSSLDSRTEQAIQQTLAEVAENHSTLVIAHRLSTIVDADRILVMDSGGIIEQGHHRDLLAAGGTYATMWELQLREREQQTTEEPVPQPG; this is translated from the coding sequence ATGGTGAATCCGGGAAGAATCTTCGCCACCGAGCGCGTTCACAATGATCGCCGCGACTGGCGGAATCTGCGCGAAATGTTGCCCTATCTGTGGGAGTTTCGCGGGCGCGCCTTGCTCGCGCTGACGGCCTTGGTGCTGGCCAAGTTCGCCAATGTTGGCGTGCCCATGGTGTTCAAAGAAATTGTGGACGCCTTTGAGGGGCGGCAGGCGCAATTGCTGGTGCTGCCTGTCAGTCTGCTGCTGCTCTATGGCGCGCTGAAGCTTTCGAGCTCGTTGTTTAACGAACTGCGCGATGTCGTTTTCGCACGGGTGCGTTTCCGTGCCATGCGCCGACTCTCAACCCGGGTTCTTGAGCATCTGCACCGCCTGTCGTTGCGCTATCACCTTGAGCGGCAGAGCGGTGCTATCAGTCGGGACCTTGAGCGGGGCACCCGTTCGGTCTCGACCATTCTCAATTACATGGTCTTTAGCGTCATCCCGGTGCTGGTGGAGTTCTCCCTGGTTGCCGCCGTGCTGCTGACCAAGTACGCGCTGGTGTTCACCTTGGTCACCTTTTCCACCGTGCTGGTCTATGTTGGCTTCACCTTTGCGATCACCGAGTGGCGCATGGATTATCGCCATCAGATGAACCGGCTGGATTCTCACGCAAACACCCAGGCGTTCGACAGCCTGCTGAACTATGAGACGGTAAAGTACTTCGGCAACGAGTCTATGGAGTTGGAGCGCTACGACGGCACTCTGTCGCAGTGGGAAGACTATGCTGTAAAGAGCCAGAGTTCCATGTCGCTGTTGAACTTCGGTCAGGGCAGCATTATTGCGCTTGGAGTGACGGGCATTATGTTCTTTGCCGCCCAGGGCGTGGTGGCTGGGCGCATGAGCATCGGCGATCTGGTGCTGGTCAATGCGCTCATGTTGCAGCTGTTTATTCCGCTGGGTTTTCTTGGCATTGTTTATCGGCAGATCAAATACGCACTGGCTGATATGGACCTGGTGGTCAAGCTGCTCGCGCGGGTGCCTGAGGTGCAGGATGCCCCCACAGCCCGACCGCTTTGCCTCAATGCCGGCGGCGTGCGCTTTGAGCAAGTCAGCTTTGATTATCAGCCGGAGCGGCCCATTTTACGCTCGGTGGACTTTGCTATCGCCCCGGGCGAGAAGGTCGCCGTGGTCGGTCATAGCGGGGCCGGCAAGTCGACCCTTGCGCGACTATTGTTTCGTTTCTACGATGTGACTGACGGTCGTATCCTGGTCGATGGTCAGGACATTCGTGAAGTGACCCAGCAGAGTCTGCGCGCAGCTATTGGTATCGTGCCCCAGGATACGGTGCTCTTCAATGACAGCATTCTCTACAATCTGAGCTATGGGCGCCCGGATGCTACCAGCGAGGAAATTGAGCGCGCGGCAGAACTGGCGCATATCCGCGACTTCATCGAAAGCTTGCCAAATGCTTGGGAAACGATTGTTGGTGAGCGTGGGCTCAAGCTCTCTGGTGGCGAGAAGCAACGAGTTGCCATTGCACGCACAATACTCAAGCGCCCGCGCATTCTGGTGTTCGACGAGGCGACTTCCTCGCTTGATAGCCGCACCGAACAGGCCATTCAGCAAACCCTGGCCGAGGTGGCCGAAAACCACAGCACCCTGGTTATCGCCCATCGCCTTTCGACCATTGTCGACGCCGACCGCATTCTGGTCATGGATAGCGGGGGCATTATTGAGCAGGGGCATCATCGCGACCTGCTCGCCGCCGGCGGCACTTATGCCACCATGTGGGAGTTGCAACTGCGCGAGCGCGAACAGCAGACAACTGAGGAGCCGGTGCCGCAACCCGGTTGA
- a CDS encoding S24 family peptidase, which produces MNEQTPTARSEMGLALDNGGCALQEPFALQVLGPDMEPEFPDRCVVIIDPVNKVADGMYIFAEVEGIRWLRQYRRDEKGRQWLIALNPDFPDIALDGLEWSMLGLIIQRNIRRKIKHYKYDAAEVAAPTTDLTGT; this is translated from the coding sequence ATGAACGAACAGACACCGACAGCCCGCTCGGAGATGGGCTTGGCACTGGACAATGGCGGCTGCGCATTGCAGGAGCCTTTCGCCCTGCAAGTTCTGGGGCCGGACATGGAACCAGAATTCCCCGACCGCTGCGTGGTTATTATCGACCCCGTCAACAAGGTGGCCGATGGCATGTACATCTTCGCCGAGGTTGAAGGGATACGCTGGCTGCGTCAATACCGGCGCGACGAAAAGGGCCGGCAATGGCTAATTGCCTTAAACCCGGATTTTCCCGACATCGCCCTTGATGGACTCGAATGGAGCATGCTCGGCCTGATCATCCAGCGCAACATCCGGCGCAAAATCAAGCACTACAAGTATGACGCAGCAGAGGTGGCCGCACCCACCACCGACCTGACCGGCACCTGA
- a CDS encoding NnrU family protein, whose translation MFELITGLLLFLGTHSTAIVRPAWRARAIDRLGVAVWKIGYALLSLLGLWLIIQGYGDARASLDPTILYQPPTWLRHLVLLLMLPVFPLLLAAYLPGRIQQATKHPMLAGVKIWAFAHLLANGSLADVLLFGSFLAWAVADRISLKRRGLGSESVPGASAGQWNDWIVLIAGVLVYLLFLFWAHQWLFGRAPLG comes from the coding sequence ATGTTTGAACTAATCACCGGCCTGTTGCTGTTTTTGGGAACGCATTCCACAGCCATAGTGCGTCCTGCCTGGCGGGCTCGGGCGATTGATCGCCTGGGCGTGGCAGTATGGAAAATTGGCTACGCGCTGCTGTCGCTGCTCGGCCTGTGGTTGATCATCCAGGGTTATGGCGATGCGCGGGCCAGCCTCGATCCGACAATCCTTTACCAGCCGCCCACTTGGCTGCGGCATTTGGTGTTGCTGCTGATGTTGCCGGTGTTTCCGCTGCTGTTGGCCGCCTATCTGCCTGGACGCATTCAGCAGGCCACCAAGCATCCGATGCTGGCTGGGGTCAAAATCTGGGCCTTCGCGCATCTACTGGCTAATGGATCTCTGGCCGATGTGCTGCTCTTTGGCAGTTTTTTGGCATGGGCTGTCGCTGATCGAATATCGCTGAAACGCCGTGGCCTTGGTTCCGAGTCCGTGCCGGGTGCTTCGGCCGGACAATGGAACGACTGGATCGTCCTGATCGCTGGCGTGCTGGTTTATTTGCTGTTCCTGTTCTGGGCGCATCAGTGGTTGTTTGGCCGAGCGCCTTTAGGGTAG
- the dsrE2 gene encoding sulfur carrier protein DsrE2, translating to MEEKKLAIIATKGSLDWAYPPFILASTAAALGYEVQVFFTFYGLQLLKKKLSLEVTPLGNPGMPMPMGMDKWFPILGMALPGMQTMMTAMMKKKMKDKGVASVEELRELCQEADVQLIACQMTVDLFDMDRKDFIDGVEYAGAAAFFEFAGESDICLYI from the coding sequence ATGGAAGAAAAGAAATTAGCGATTATCGCAACCAAGGGCTCGCTCGACTGGGCTTATCCGCCTTTTATCCTGGCGTCCACAGCGGCCGCACTGGGCTATGAGGTGCAGGTGTTTTTCACCTTCTACGGCCTACAGCTTCTCAAGAAGAAACTGTCGCTTGAGGTCACGCCACTTGGGAATCCGGGCATGCCCATGCCTATGGGTATGGACAAATGGTTCCCGATTCTCGGCATGGCCCTGCCAGGCATGCAGACCATGATGACGGCCATGATGAAAAAGAAGATGAAGGATAAGGGCGTGGCGAGCGTCGAAGAGCTGCGCGAGCTGTGCCAGGAAGCCGACGTTCAGCTCATTGCCTGCCAGATGACGGTGGATCTGTTTGACATGGATCGCAAGGATTTCATCGACGGCGTTGAATATGCCGGCGCGGCGGCTTTCTTTGAATTCGCTGGCGAGAGCGACATCTGTCTCTATATCTAA
- a CDS encoding sulfurtransferase TusA family protein: MADFDQELDASGLNCPLPILRAKKTLSSMESGQVLHIIATDPGSVKDFDAFAKQTGNELMESREEDGKFLFLIKKS; this comes from the coding sequence ATGGCCGATTTTGATCAAGAACTGGATGCAAGCGGACTCAATTGCCCTTTGCCGATTCTGCGCGCGAAAAAGACCCTTTCCAGCATGGAATCGGGTCAGGTACTCCATATCATTGCCACCGATCCAGGCTCGGTCAAGGATTTCGACGCCTTCGCCAAGCAGACTGGCAACGAGCTGATGGAGTCGCGTGAAGAAGATGGCAAGTTCCTGTTCCTAATAAAGAAATCCTGA
- a CDS encoding rhodanese-like domain-containing protein, producing MVREIDSDSLKLRLGAFDNLQLVDIRTPEEVAQGVIPQATHVPMHLLPLRQTELPRDRDLVIYCRSGARSYHACQFLMQQGFDNVINLRGGIIDWARQGFGIGVLEKAG from the coding sequence GTGGTTCGAGAAATAGATTCGGATTCTCTCAAATTGCGTCTGGGTGCGTTCGACAACCTCCAACTGGTCGATATTCGCACGCCAGAGGAAGTGGCTCAGGGTGTGATTCCGCAGGCGACCCATGTGCCCATGCACCTGCTGCCCCTGCGCCAGACCGAGCTGCCGCGCGACCGGGATTTGGTGATCTACTGCCGCAGCGGGGCGCGTTCCTATCATGCCTGCCAGTTTCTGATGCAGCAGGGGTTTGACAACGTCATCAACCTGCGCGGGGGCATCATCGATTGGGCGCGGCAGGGGTTCGGGATTGGAGTGCTCGAAAAGGCTGGCTAA
- the cysG gene encoding siroheme synthase CysG has protein sequence MEQLPIFLEVKNRPCLVVGGGRVALRKLNHLLASGASAQVIAPEVIDEIQTLADASKITLSLRAFVDEDLDQASLVIAATDNRTLNRTIAGQAKARKLLVNVADQPEDCNFLMPAIIDRSPVVVAVSTGSASPVLARMIRARLESLVPAGYGRLAELCARYRDRVKARFNDQRDRRRFWDRVLQGGVAERVFSGHLEEADQTMERELAIGITDSGKGEVYLVGAGPGDPDLLTFRALRLLQQADVVVYDRLVAKPILAMVRRDARHIYVGKERNHHAMRQEEINALLASLAKEGHRVLRLKGGDPFIFGRGGEEIDTLAAEGIPFQVVPGITAASGCACYGGIPLTHRDYAQSVTFVTGHLKDGSIDLNWPQLAQPHQTLVFYMGLVGLPVIVAKLMEHGVPRDMPIALVQQGTTHMQKVYVGTLTDILAKVEQDPPEPPTLVIVGQVVKLRDKLAWFSANPDPERGATTPILPGD, from the coding sequence ATGGAACAATTACCGATTTTTCTCGAGGTCAAGAACCGCCCCTGCCTGGTCGTCGGCGGGGGTCGCGTTGCATTGCGCAAGCTCAACCATCTGCTGGCGTCGGGTGCTAGCGCGCAGGTGATTGCCCCAGAGGTCATTGACGAGATTCAGACGCTCGCCGACGCGAGCAAAATCACCCTCAGCTTACGCGCATTTGTCGATGAGGACCTTGACCAGGCATCTCTGGTCATTGCCGCCACCGATAACCGCACGCTAAATCGCACCATCGCCGGGCAGGCCAAGGCGCGCAAACTGCTGGTCAATGTGGCCGATCAGCCTGAAGACTGCAATTTCCTCATGCCAGCCATCATCGACCGCTCGCCAGTGGTGGTCGCAGTCTCCACCGGCAGTGCCTCCCCGGTTCTGGCGCGCATGATTCGTGCGCGGCTGGAGTCTCTGGTGCCCGCCGGCTATGGGCGCCTCGCCGAGCTATGCGCGCGCTATCGCGACCGGGTCAAAGCCCGGTTTAATGATCAACGCGACCGGCGCCGGTTCTGGGATCGCGTTCTTCAGGGGGGGGTGGCCGAGCGCGTCTTCTCGGGCCACCTTGAAGAAGCCGATCAAACCATGGAGCGCGAGCTTGCCATCGGCATCACCGACTCGGGCAAGGGCGAGGTCTATCTGGTTGGCGCCGGTCCCGGCGACCCGGACCTGCTCACCTTCCGCGCCCTGCGCTTGCTCCAGCAGGCGGATGTCGTGGTCTATGACCGGCTGGTCGCCAAACCCATTTTAGCCATGGTGCGCCGCGACGCCCGCCACATCTATGTGGGCAAAGAGCGCAACCATCACGCCATGCGCCAAGAGGAAATCAACGCCCTGCTCGCCAGCCTGGCCAAAGAAGGACATCGGGTGCTGCGTCTCAAGGGTGGTGATCCCTTTATTTTTGGTCGCGGCGGCGAGGAAATCGACACTCTGGCCGCAGAAGGGATACCTTTCCAGGTGGTACCCGGCATCACGGCGGCATCGGGCTGCGCCTGCTACGGCGGCATTCCGCTGACACATCGAGACTACGCGCAGTCCGTGACCTTTGTCACCGGCCACCTGAAAGATGGCAGCATTGACCTCAACTGGCCACAACTGGCCCAGCCCCACCAGACCCTTGTGTTTTATATGGGGCTGGTTGGCTTACCGGTGATTGTGGCCAAACTGATGGAGCACGGTGTGCCGCGCGACATGCCTATCGCGCTGGTTCAGCAGGGAACAACCCACATGCAGAAGGTTTATGTTGGCACGCTGACCGACATTCTGGCCAAGGTCGAGCAAGACCCGCCGGAACCACCAACGCTCGTCATTGTGGGGCAGGTCGTCAAGCTGCGGGATAAGCTGGCCTGGTTCAGCGCCAACCCCGACCCCGAGCGCGGCGCCACCACGCCCATTCTGCCGGGCGATTGA
- a CDS encoding substrate-binding periplasmic protein, with protein sequence MAGSDLELHIGLARESTLPLATVEHGVLNGLAVDLSSLLGEQLGMELRLRQLPERDLIPALKGGRIDLMLSTLPNEELRALRLLPSEPVLQTGQLALVRQADLVRYTRQIDVLSTRGKVGFERGTTAARAVHQLMPQAERIPFPNAWQALVALKRGQIALLVLDALRAWNLLADPEESELAALLDPLISEHLVWTVREKDVHLLARVNTAIAQWRNDGTLERLISRWIPMRIQPAQ encoded by the coding sequence ATGGCGGGTAGCGATCTCGAGTTGCATATCGGCCTTGCCCGCGAGTCCACACTGCCGCTGGCCACCGTCGAGCATGGCGTTCTCAACGGACTCGCCGTTGACCTCTCCAGCCTGCTCGGCGAGCAACTGGGCATGGAGCTTCGACTGAGGCAGCTACCAGAGCGCGACCTGATTCCTGCACTCAAGGGAGGCCGCATCGACTTGATGCTGAGCACCCTCCCCAATGAGGAGTTGCGTGCCCTGCGTCTGTTACCCAGCGAGCCAGTACTGCAAACCGGGCAGCTCGCGCTGGTGCGACAGGCAGATCTGGTGCGCTATACGCGCCAGATCGACGTGCTATCGACCCGCGGCAAGGTCGGTTTCGAGCGCGGCACCACAGCGGCGCGCGCGGTCCACCAGCTCATGCCCCAAGCCGAGCGTATCCCCTTCCCCAATGCCTGGCAGGCATTGGTTGCTCTCAAACGCGGGCAGATCGCCTTGCTGGTGCTCGATGCCCTGCGCGCCTGGAATCTGCTCGCAGACCCAGAGGAGTCCGAACTTGCGGCTCTGCTCGACCCGCTGATCAGCGAGCATCTAGTCTGGACTGTGCGCGAGAAGGACGTTCATCTGCTTGCTCGCGTGAACACCGCCATCGCCCAATGGCGAAACGACGGCACCCTCGAACGCTTGATCAGCCGCTGGATTCCGATGCGGATTCAACCCGCACAATGA
- the folK gene encoding 2-amino-4-hydroxy-6-hydroxymethyldihydropteridine diphosphokinase — MNSPDQLAPPQSASERMAYLSIGSNIDPLGNVRRSLALLRALPGVAMVAVSSLYRTSPWGGVTEAEFLNLAVALQTDLSARRLLTRTQRIELALGRKRSRRNAARTMDIDLLLIGAEQHRDADLCVPHPGLLERDFMLLPLVEIAPELRDPRTGERLADQCGRIRYQQIIERLPMAQVLDETGLP, encoded by the coding sequence ATGAATAGCCCGGACCAGCTCGCGCCGCCGCAGTCGGCGAGCGAGCGCATGGCCTATCTATCCATTGGCTCGAATATCGACCCCTTGGGCAATGTCAGACGCAGTCTTGCGCTGTTGCGCGCGCTCCCTGGGGTGGCCATGGTCGCGGTCTCGAGCCTCTACCGCACCAGCCCCTGGGGCGGCGTGACCGAGGCGGAATTCCTCAATCTGGCGGTGGCGCTGCAAACCGATCTTTCCGCGCGGAGGTTGCTAACACGCACCCAGCGGATTGAACTTGCGCTCGGGCGCAAGCGCTCCCGTCGCAACGCCGCGCGCACCATGGATATCGATCTGCTGCTGATCGGCGCCGAACAGCACCGAGACGCGGACCTGTGCGTGCCCCACCCCGGTCTGCTCGAGCGCGACTTTATGTTGTTGCCACTCGTTGAAATTGCGCCTGAGTTGCGCGACCCAAGGACGGGCGAGCGCTTGGCTGATCAGTGCGGGCGAATTCGCTACCAGCAGATTATCGAACGCTTGCCTATGGCGCAGGTGTTGGATGAAACAGGGCTGCCGTGA
- a CDS encoding class 1 fructose-bisphosphatase, with the protein MPHGTTITQFISEEQRRAPGATGDFTALLNDIVTACKMISNQVNHGALVGALGSAGSENVQGETQKKLDVLSNDIFLQCNAWAGHLGAMASEEMDDIYHIPDEYPRGKYLLTFDPLDGSSNIDVNVSVGTIFSILKCPGGAEKPTVRDFLQAGTQQVAAGYALYGPSTMMVLTSGKGVNGFTLDQNIGEFILTHPNMTIPADTREFAINASNMRFWDAPVKRYVDECLAGKEGPRGEDFNMRWIASMVAEVHRILTRGGVFMYPMDAKIRSKGQGGKLRLMYEANPMSFIVEQAGGGSVIGQERIMELQPEDLHQRVPVILGSRNEVERIRQYHEEATS; encoded by the coding sequence ATGCCACACGGAACGACCATCACTCAGTTTATCAGCGAAGAGCAGCGCCGTGCGCCAGGCGCGACCGGCGACTTCACCGCCTTGCTGAACGACATTGTGACAGCGTGCAAGATGATCTCCAATCAGGTCAATCATGGCGCGCTGGTGGGCGCCCTGGGGAGCGCCGGTAGCGAGAATGTGCAGGGCGAGACGCAGAAAAAGCTCGATGTGCTGTCGAATGATATTTTTCTGCAGTGCAATGCCTGGGCTGGCCATCTGGGCGCCATGGCGTCTGAGGAAATGGATGACATCTACCATATTCCGGATGAGTATCCGCGCGGCAAGTATCTGCTCACCTTCGATCCGCTCGACGGCTCGTCGAATATCGACGTGAATGTCTCGGTCGGGACCATTTTCTCCATCCTCAAGTGCCCGGGCGGCGCAGAGAAACCCACGGTGCGAGATTTTCTGCAAGCTGGCACCCAACAGGTGGCGGCGGGTTATGCACTTTATGGTCCCTCAACCATGATGGTGCTGACCTCCGGGAAGGGTGTGAACGGCTTTACCCTGGATCAGAACATCGGCGAGTTTATTCTGACCCATCCGAACATGACCATTCCGGCCGATACCCGGGAGTTTGCCATTAATGCCTCCAACATGCGCTTCTGGGACGCGCCGGTGAAGCGCTATGTCGATGAGTGCCTGGCTGGCAAGGAGGGGCCGCGCGGTGAGGACTTCAATATGCGCTGGATCGCTTCCATGGTGGCCGAGGTGCATCGGATTCTGACTCGAGGAGGGGTGTTCATGTATCCGATGGACGCGAAAATTCGCTCCAAAGGGCAGGGCGGCAAGCTGCGCCTGATGTATGAAGCCAATCCCATGTCCTTTATTGTCGAGCAGGCCGGCGGCGGTTCCGTCATCGGGCAGGAGCGCATCATGGAACTGCAGCCGGAAGACCTGCACCAGCGGGTGCCGGTCATTCTTGGCTCGCGCAACGAGGTCGAGCGCATTCGTCAGTACCACGAGGAAGCCACCAGCTAA
- a CDS encoding D-alanyl-D-alanine carboxypeptidase/D-alanyl-D-alanine-endopeptidase, whose protein sequence is MNHNKTRHDRHFDTGCDTGCGTGRRSALVLAFSALLAWAPLSLAGPIEQVLAMDQASLVVGPARQRLISRHASEPMIPASTMKLVTALAAIERWGLSHHFTTEVLVDGNQRLWIKGSGDPYLVAEELDLLVQALKARGLNRVRGLGLDDGLYASDLRVPGRSRSNNPYDAPLSALAVNFNTVNLSIGQAGIRSGEPQTPLTATGRRMGAGLAGGKHRVNLGTRASALSYFGEVLTAKLQQAGIQVEGDVLMGSVPASANRLHLHANSRTLEQVLRSMLEYSNNFVANNLFLLLGEQAGQTSFAQAQRHMEDWARRKFGWRDFRIEDGAGLSRGNRLSGEQMIELLGALADYRQLLPEQDNEPRVRAKTGTLSAVSCYAGFVERPQGWVPFSLMINQAAPYDLRRRLAQALADTPTLARPAR, encoded by the coding sequence ATGAATCACAACAAGACTCGGCATGACCGCCACTTTGACACTGGGTGCGACACTGGGTGCGGCACTGGGCGTCGTTCCGCCCTCGTGCTCGCCTTCAGCGCGCTGCTTGCCTGGGCACCCCTGAGCCTGGCCGGCCCCATTGAGCAAGTGCTCGCAATGGACCAGGCAAGCCTGGTCGTCGGGCCCGCCAGACAACGCCTGATCAGCCGCCACGCCAGCGAGCCTATGATCCCCGCCTCCACCATGAAGCTGGTCACCGCGCTGGCGGCTATCGAGCGCTGGGGGCTGTCGCATCACTTCACCACCGAAGTGCTGGTCGATGGCAATCAAAGGCTGTGGATCAAAGGCAGCGGTGACCCTTATCTGGTCGCTGAGGAACTCGACCTTCTGGTCCAGGCGCTCAAGGCGCGCGGGCTGAACCGGGTGCGCGGCCTCGGGCTCGACGACGGGCTCTATGCGAGCGACTTGCGCGTTCCCGGACGCTCGCGCAGCAATAACCCCTATGACGCGCCGCTGTCGGCTCTGGCGGTCAACTTCAACACAGTCAATTTATCCATCGGGCAAGCCGGCATTCGCAGCGGCGAGCCGCAAACTCCGCTAACAGCCACTGGCCGGCGCATGGGTGCCGGACTAGCGGGGGGCAAACATCGCGTCAATCTCGGCACCCGAGCCAGTGCGCTCAGCTATTTTGGCGAAGTCTTGACCGCCAAGCTGCAACAGGCTGGCATTCAGGTCGAGGGCGATGTGCTCATGGGCTCGGTGCCCGCAAGCGCCAACCGGCTGCATCTGCATGCCAATAGCCGAACCCTGGAGCAAGTCCTCCGCAGCATGCTTGAGTATTCCAACAACTTTGTCGCCAATAACCTGTTCTTGCTGCTTGGCGAACAGGCCGGACAGACCAGTTTTGCGCAGGCGCAGCGGCACATGGAAGATTGGGCGCGAAGGAAGTTCGGCTGGCGGGATTTCCGTATCGAGGACGGCGCCGGGCTGTCGCGCGGCAACCGTCTGAGCGGCGAGCAAATGATTGAACTCCTGGGCGCCCTGGCCGACTATCGCCAGTTATTGCCAGAGCAGGACAATGAGCCCCGAGTGCGCGCCAAGACCGGCACCCTGAGCGCAGTGAGCTGCTACGCGGGTTTTGTCGAGCGCCCGCAGGGCTGGGTGCCCTTTAGCCTGATGATCAACCAGGCCGCGCCCTATGACCTGCGCCGGCGCCTGGCGCAGGCCCTGGCGGACACGCCGACCCTCGCACGCCCAGCACGATGA
- a CDS encoding trypsin-like peptidase domain-containing protein codes for MTQPVVAASLSGVSANRKLTENPARRRLRAKHTGVLLLSFLVLTASGCQTTNPAASAQTPMPETSAALSAPALMPDVLYRKARGGYPSLAPMLARITPAVVNVSVVSEVKVEDHPFLRDPEFRRFLEHFDIPLPPAGGGTEKRGSVGSGFLIDGRRGLVLTNAHVIENATDITITLKDRRNFKAQLVGRDPGSDTALLRIPPVAIDGLRWGDSKALEVGDFVIVIGNPFGLGQTVTSGIVSALGRSGVAGDRLGDLIQTDASINPGNSGGPLINLAGEVVGINSALLGPSGGNIGIGFAVPSNRVRQSLARIMARTDSAIR; via the coding sequence ATGACCCAGCCAGTCGTCGCGGCTAGTCTTTCGGGCGTGTCCGCCAATCGCAAATTGACTGAAAACCCCGCTCGCCGTCGCCTGCGGGCGAAACACACAGGCGTGCTGCTGCTATCATTTCTCGTCTTGACCGCATCCGGCTGCCAAACCACCAATCCGGCAGCCAGCGCGCAAACACCGATGCCGGAAACGTCAGCGGCCCTGTCCGCGCCCGCGCTGATGCCCGACGTCCTCTATCGCAAGGCCCGAGGTGGCTATCCCTCGCTCGCGCCTATGTTGGCGCGCATCACTCCGGCGGTGGTTAATGTCTCAGTGGTCTCGGAGGTCAAAGTCGAAGACCACCCCTTCCTGCGCGATCCAGAATTCCGCCGCTTTCTCGAGCACTTCGACATCCCGCTGCCACCTGCGGGCGGTGGCACCGAGAAACGCGGCAGTGTAGGTTCCGGCTTTCTGATCGACGGCCGTCGCGGCCTGGTGCTGACCAACGCGCATGTCATCGAGAACGCAACCGACATCACCATCACCTTGAAAGACAGGCGCAACTTCAAAGCACAGCTGGTCGGGCGTGACCCTGGCTCTGATACCGCCCTGCTGCGCATTCCACCGGTGGCTATCGACGGGCTGCGATGGGGCGACTCCAAAGCCTTGGAGGTCGGGGATTTCGTCATTGTGATCGGAAATCCCTTCGGGCTCGGTCAGACGGTTACCTCGGGCATTGTCAGTGCGCTCGGGCGCTCCGGCGTCGCTGGCGACCGACTCGGGGATCTGATCCAGACCGATGCCTCCATCAACCCTGGTAACTCCGGTGGCCCGCTGATCAATCTCGCCGGCGAAGTAGTCGGCATCAACTCCGCCCTTCTCGGCCCCAGCGGCGGCAATATCGGCATTGGCTTTGCCGTACCGAGCAATCGAGTCAGACAATCCCTTGCCCGCATCATGGCGCGGACGGATTCGGCGATTCGCTAG